A region of the Chitinispirillales bacterium genome:
CCGTTTTTACCTATTACACGATGACAGGGAATTAAAATGGAAACGGGATTATGACCTACAGCGTTTCCGACAGCGCGCGCGGATGTGCGTTTTCCGTTGTTTCCGGCTTCAAAGCGTTTTGCGATTTCTCCATAAGTCGTCGTTTGACCATAAGGTATCGTGCATAGAATATTCCATATTGACTTTTGAAATAAACTTCCTTCGGGCATAAGCGCAGGCATAAAATTCGGTTCGTTCCCGGAAAAATATATATCAAGCCATTTTTGAACTTCTTCAAATATCGGTAATTTTTGTTCAAAGACGTCATTACCCAAACCGCGTGCGAAATATTTCTGCCCTTCAATCCAAAGTCCTGAAACGTTACAGCCGTCGCTTGATACCGTAAGCGTTCCGATCGGCGATCGTATGTTATGAACGTATTGCATTGCCGTTCTCCAATTCCGCTTTTGCATCTGCATTGTGTTCGGTACGAACACAATATAATAGAATTATCAAAATTATGTCAATAGGAAAAAATTTCTCAAAACAGGAAAATTTTTCATCAAATAATTTAAGCACCTCCACGGTGCTGCCGATAAATAAGTGTAAGCAGCAGGGATTGCTGTTTAGTAAAATA
Encoded here:
- a CDS encoding methylated-DNA--[protein]-cysteine S-methyltransferase — translated: MQYVHNIRSPIGTLTVSSDGCNVSGLWIEGQKYFARGLGNDVFEQKLPIFEEVQKWLDIYFSGNEPNFMPALMPEGSLFQKSIWNILCTIPYGQTTTYGEIAKRFEAGNNGKRTSARAVGNAVGHNPVSILIPCHRVIGKNGDITGYAGGVSKKLQLLRTERIEISKGFASHNF